The genomic interval tgGTTGCTTGGTAAACACTTTACCCAATGGTGAGTCACTCTAGTACTGTCACTGCATGACTGAACTCACTGATATGAATATTTTTCATATCTGCCATATACTTTCCTCAGTTTGTAGAGCTTCTGCTTACCAGGAATCTTAATTTCACTTCCCACATATCTCTATCATTGGGAGAAAAATGTAAGGAAAGATGTAGAATCATTTTACCAGAAATGatatgaaatgaaaaagagataaaaaaatatatttaccttAGGCAAAGGTTTAGCAGGTTTGCAGTGGAGTCCTCCAACATAGTCAACATTTGGTAAGGTCGGGTGAGGAAACTCCAAATCCCAGTTGGATCTAATGAGCCACATTTCTGCTTGGCCCATTGTCTCAGCTAAGGTGGTGGGCCTTCCTAGATGGAGAAGATGAGCAAATTAGACAGAGAAAAGTTGACAGAACTGTCTGCtgagtataaaatatatttccttaAAAACGTTGGAAGAATTGGTATTTGATATAgaacatgtacatttaaaatgtaatattgtATTGATAACTGATTTGTTGATCATATAGTTACCTGTTAATTTgtgtttacttttaaaagttttttgtttgttctttttttttttttttttggttttggttttggtttcttgaaACGGTTCCTCTGtataaccctagctgtcctggaactcactctgtaaaccaggctggccttgaagtcagaaatctgcctttccctgcctctcaagtgctgggattaaaggcatgtgccaccactgcctggctttgtgtttatttttaaagcattacGTAAGACTTATTTCATCTTTCCTCTGTAATTTAAAACCGTAATTAATTACAGAAACAACTCACTAAGTATATATTAAGAAGCTCgcatttttttcctctccaaatcttcaaaaaaacaaaaccaaactatgtaaatataaacacacattccATGACCAAAACTGTCAAATGCTGTGTATCCTGGTCAGAATCCTCAGGGTCATGATAGTTTATAGCTAGTTTTTATTCCTTTCAGGGAGATGTAAGATTTATAAATGACTGAAtttagccaggagtggtggtgcacgcctttaatcccagcactcgtgaggcagaggtgggcagatttctgagtttgagaccaacatggtctacaaagtgagtttcaggacaactgggactatacagagaaaccctgtctcgaaaaaccaagaaagaaagaaagaaagaaagaaagaaagaaagaaagaaagaaagaaagaaagaaagaaagaaagaaagaaaggaaggaaggaaggaaggaaggaaggaaggaaggaaggaagaaagaggttaATAATTCTAGTATTATTTCATATTGAGTTATTTAATAATACTTACACTATAAAGCAATCTCAATACATCCAGAATTATGAGAATAGGAAATTGTGGCTAGTCTTATCTGTGGtacatttttaagagaaaaaaaaaaaaagtgaattcagAAAATATAGCATGTGGGTCCGGGTCCCTGTAGAATTTAGGCATTTGCAATTGAATTTAGGAAAGGACCCAATAAGGAAATGTGGGGACTGGTAGAAATATCTGttccactttttttttgggggggggggttcgagacagggtttctctgtgtttccctggctatcctggaactcactctgtagactaggctggcctctaattcagaaattcgcctgcctctgcctccaagagattaaaggcgtgggccaccgcGCCTGGCTCTGTTCCACTTTTAAACTTCAGAAATAATGTAATAGTTTTCAAGATGTGGGGGATTTTATAGttatatacaaagaaaatattttatgttttatcttttcatttatagGTATGTGTGTCTTCATGAGTATATGTTAAGTTTATGCCAGTGCCTGTGGATATGATAAAGGACAGCAGTTCTCTTGAAGGTGAAGTTACAGGCAATTTTGAGCCATTGTATATGAGTGGTCCCAGGAAAAGAGCTCTGGCACAGAGCTCTGTACAGAAACAATCTTAAATCTTTGGCCATGTTTTCTGAccctacattttcattttaaataaatacactgGCCTAGGCAAGAGGAAATAACTTAttcaatgtgtgtatgtatatatatatatatatatatgtatatatatatatatatatatataacaaaatatgcCATTCTTGAATCTCCATTAATCAAGATTAATTGGTAACTGCTTAGTGACTtattaaaatagaagaaaacatttcagtatatgggtaaAGAATCATTTAGGGACCATCTAATTTCATCTCTATGTAATTGTATAGCTAACCGAAATGTCTTCTATCAGTACTGATACCGATACCTTCTCCTATTTGATCAAATATATGAGCATTTACAAGAGCTTGTGACTTTGATAGTTTATATCATTATACATTTGATCACTTATAAAGGACTCTTACACTTTCTATTTCATGGACATAAAGATTTACACACTTGTGAAACTTAGGTATTCAagcaacttagaaaaaaaaatgtaacttacCCAAATATTCAGTGTAAAATGAATCCCATTTCTTATCATTAGGCATCTGGAACCAAAAGTCAAAATAAAGCATGCATATCATATTTTTTACTCTCTCTATGAATGTCATTTGTCCACCTAATCCTGACAGAATAACAGGCACATAAGAGGGAGGTAGTAGAAATCTTCCACTGGATTTTTCAATTCTGTAACCTGCAGTGAAGCGAAGACTGTACAGAAAAGGTATGTGGAGCAATTCAGCGATTAGCTCCCCACcaaaagcaacaggatctgacaAAAGGACATCAAACTTTGATTCCTGTAGCTTTGTCATGAGCTGTCTGTTTGAAACGACATCTTTACAAAGACTTAGATAATAACCAGATAATTCATCAAACATATTTTGCATTAAAGGAGAATATGACAAACATGTATCTCTTGACAACTCATAAGTCCACACATTCAAAAGCTGTATGAAAAAATTTTCCAGATCATCTTTAGTGACAGATGTAGGAAAAGTTTCAAACTTAAGGCCAGGTGATTTTTTGGGATCAAGAACATAGTAAGCTGAAGGTCTCAGAACAGTGACTTCATGGCCCCTCTGTACCAGTTCATCCagtattatttttatgttcatcCAATGACTGAATTCCATCGGCCACACCAACACTTTCCCACATTTCACAGATCTGAAGCAGCAACTTATCTGCAGCAGCAACAGAGCAGAAATCCACTTTCCAGGCATCCTGAAAATCAAAATCCTTCTCTTCACAGTTCATTTGCTTCTGTCACTGCTTGACCTTTTATCCAAGAAGCTTCAGCCCAGAGGTTAAACTATAACTTGCATTTCCCAGAGCTGATAATTAAAAGACCAGAACTAAGGTTTTGGGAAAAGAATCGAAGAATGATTTCAATTATTCCCTGTTTACATGAGAGTGAGTCACGTCTCTTATGATGGCATGTTTTCAAATAGCCAAGAAATAATGATGTCATGTTCAATTATTAATGGGATATTAGAATATTCTAAGATGTCTCACAAAACTAGTGACATCATAATATGGCTGATCTCTGAATTCTCCTCTATATGGCCTTGAAAGCTTATTAATTTACATAGTTGAATGTCATGAtgactcttccctttcctttaatgtgaccaatTATTCTGACTAAATCATGGACTGTTCTAATAATCAATCCAATATTAGAAATAACAGACTTCATTTAAAAGGCTGGTTctagacagttttagagacatatTTGAAAGTTAGCTACAGTTTTCTATGATGATATGTTAACAATAGATGGGGACAGGTTATAGCAAATATTAAGGTTAGGTTAGCTACTAAAGGTCGTGCTTCATTTCAATATATATGTGTCATGCCATTAACTTATAATGCAACCATTAATTGGGGAAAGACTAAGGCTCATTTGCAGGGAGTGTGGaaaaatacagatatttcacaTATTATACAGCAATTAAAGatagaaatttcagatattaacaGAAGTCCTTTGGATAAATAGAACATTGAGAAATtagccagagatttaaaaaataatctatttgTATTAAATCCCTTAGATTGGGTTAAGTATATAATCTTGCATGCTATTATAATTgacattattttattagtaatcattgtgtttccacttATCTTTAGAGTTCTTCTGAGATTGAGGTGGGACATTCTGAAACTTCATCTAAAAGATATAAAGTGGGAAATGCTATACACACACCAGTGAAGACTGCATGGCAGCCCCAAAAACTTCGATGAGTCCCAAGGCAGAAAAGTTTTATGGAAACTTAGGGccctggagccttggc from Mus musculus strain C57BL/6J chromosome 5, GRCm38.p6 C57BL/6J carries:
- the Ugt2b37 gene encoding UDP glucuronosyltransferase 2 family, polypeptide B37 precursor, with the translated sequence MPGKWISALLLLQISCCFRSVKCGKVLVWPMEFSHWMNIKIILDELVQRGHEVTVLRPSAYYVLDPKKSPGLKFETFPTSVTKDDLENFFIQLLNVWTYELSRDTCLSYSPLMQNMFDELSGYYLSLCKDVVSNRQLMTKLQESKFDVLLSDPVAFGGELIAELLHIPFLYSLRFTAGYRIEKSSGRFLLPPSYVPVILSGLGGQMTFIERVKNMICMLYFDFWFQMPNDKKWDSFYTEYLGRPTTLAETMGQAEMWLIRSNWDLEFPHPTLPNVDYVGGLHCKPAKPLPKDMEEYVQSSGDHGVVVFSLGSMVSNITEEKVNAIAWALAQIPQKVLWKFDGKTPATLGHNTRVYKWLPQNDLLGHPKTKAFITHGGANSVYEAIYHGIPMIGIPLFGEQHDNIAHMVAKGAAVTLNIRTMSRSDVLNALEEVIENPFYKKNAMWLSTIHHDQPMKPLDRAVFWVEFVMRHKNAKHLRPLGHNLTWYQYHSLDVIGFLLACVAATVVLTVKCLLFIYRFFVTKKKKMKNE